In a single window of the Pseudomonas sp. B21-015 genome:
- a CDS encoding MFS transporter, translating into MDKGHSAATVKQRRGAVSLLLAMVLLGVFPLDVLLPSFPALAEHFRSTPADIALSISLFAVGIAASQLLIGPLSDVIGRKGLLLAGITVSMLGAVGCTLAKDYVYFLLFRVIQALGCGCFVLSQALVQDLFEGEERDRLRILMVTATGVFISVSPLAGTFLQATLGWKGSFWGFTVLAGIVLLKACFLLENTRPAATGARPNIFQPYRWVLCDFDFLSYWLISAFAFACHFSFIVISPLIFMDQLQLSAYDFSLILLVYGGAYIVGGMVATLLGKRISPGHQIISGLSLILLSGLIMLYLSSHFALSPITVLVPMLICTAGTTIARPAATSKAMSLFPENAGTSASAGSTVIFICGGLISALISLSPANLQSTLGYSFIILSSVALALNSRINRRAKSPQASPSVE; encoded by the coding sequence ATGGATAAAGGGCACTCTGCGGCGACCGTCAAACAGCGTCGAGGGGCGGTCAGCCTGTTGTTGGCAATGGTGCTGCTTGGCGTGTTCCCGCTGGATGTCCTGCTGCCCTCGTTCCCTGCGCTCGCCGAACACTTTCGCAGCACACCCGCTGATATTGCGCTCTCGATCAGTCTGTTTGCCGTCGGTATAGCGGCCTCCCAACTGCTGATTGGGCCGCTGTCGGATGTGATCGGGCGCAAAGGACTGTTGCTCGCCGGAATAACCGTTTCGATGCTGGGTGCGGTGGGCTGCACACTGGCCAAGGACTATGTCTACTTCCTGCTGTTCCGTGTCATTCAGGCGCTCGGCTGCGGGTGTTTCGTGTTGTCACAGGCACTGGTTCAGGATCTGTTCGAGGGTGAGGAACGTGACCGGTTGCGGATCCTGATGGTCACCGCCACCGGCGTTTTCATCTCGGTCTCACCGTTGGCCGGCACGTTCCTGCAAGCCACTCTGGGCTGGAAAGGCAGCTTCTGGGGGTTTACCGTGCTGGCTGGAATAGTGCTGCTCAAAGCCTGTTTTCTTCTCGAGAACACTCGGCCCGCGGCAACCGGAGCGCGACCGAATATCTTCCAGCCCTACCGCTGGGTCTTGTGCGATTTCGACTTCCTGTCCTACTGGCTGATTTCAGCCTTTGCATTCGCCTGCCATTTTTCCTTCATCGTCATTTCACCGCTGATTTTCATGGATCAACTCCAGCTATCGGCCTATGACTTCTCGCTGATCCTGCTGGTATACGGCGGCGCCTACATCGTCGGCGGCATGGTTGCGACGCTGCTGGGTAAACGCATCAGTCCCGGTCATCAAATCATCAGCGGGCTGAGCCTGATCCTGTTGTCCGGCCTGATCATGCTTTACCTCTCAAGCCACTTTGCGCTGTCCCCGATCACCGTCCTGGTACCGATGCTCATCTGTACCGCCGGCACCACCATCGCCAGACCGGCCGCCACCTCCAAAGCCATGAGCCTGTTCCCCGAAAATGCGGGAACCTCGGCATCGGCCGGCAGCACAGTGATTTTCATCTGCGGCGGGTTGATCAGTGCGCTCATCAGCTTGAGCCCGGCCAACCTGCAATCCACCCTTGGATACAGCTTCATCATCTTGAGCAGCGTGGCGCTGGCGCTCAACAGTCGTATCAATCGCCGAGCCAAAAGCCCGCAAGCCAGCCCAAGCGTCGAATAA
- a CDS encoding diiron oxygenase: MTAPIVAPIDPPVSRALRFTLGDWNNRASVRTSEHDYLLPPDLEQQLETRHWFPPGFLAYLNHPAIEALGQTVTHRLSANHLVYFLDYTTLLEHRIVNRSVETIIHGELKVHIPSRMKTAALQLYTDEGYHALFSNSLAEQIARFYGISLRPVMPHRITRLNTLLDHAPETHRALAWFLVGFVSETIIAKELLDVCRDDLVSSVRAMLRDHLADEARHSRYFSEVFHYLWLTLNNRQRMFAARLLLDIIRIFFEADERWLRESLHSAGIGETTLTEILGGLTTPQATLQRTRSGADATLQALKKAGFFDLSYNQQLFMKAGLIDG; encoded by the coding sequence ATGACCGCCCCCATCGTTGCCCCAATAGATCCCCCCGTTTCCCGGGCGCTTCGTTTCACCCTCGGCGACTGGAATAACCGCGCCTCGGTGCGCACCAGCGAGCACGACTATCTATTACCGCCAGACCTGGAGCAGCAACTGGAAACACGCCACTGGTTTCCCCCGGGGTTTCTGGCTTACCTGAATCACCCGGCTATCGAAGCATTGGGTCAAACTGTCACCCATCGGCTGTCGGCCAATCATCTGGTGTACTTCCTCGACTACACCACCTTGCTCGAACACCGCATCGTCAACCGATCCGTGGAAACCATCATCCACGGGGAACTGAAGGTCCACATCCCCTCACGGATGAAGACCGCCGCGCTTCAGCTTTATACCGACGAGGGTTATCACGCCCTGTTTTCCAATAGCCTGGCCGAACAAATTGCCAGGTTCTACGGGATCAGCCTGCGCCCGGTCATGCCCCACCGCATAACCCGATTGAACACCCTGCTCGACCACGCGCCTGAAACACACAGGGCGCTGGCCTGGTTTCTCGTCGGGTTCGTGTCGGAGACGATCATTGCCAAGGAACTGCTCGACGTCTGCCGCGACGATCTGGTTTCCAGCGTCCGGGCAATGCTCAGGGACCATCTGGCGGACGAGGCGCGCCACAGTCGCTATTTCTCTGAAGTGTTCCATTACCTGTGGCTGACGCTGAACAACCGTCAACGCATGTTCGCCGCCAGACTGCTGCTGGACATCATCCGGATTTTCTTCGAGGCCGATGAACGATGGCTGCGGGAAAGCCTGCACAGCGCGGGTATCGGCGAGACCACCCTCACGGAAATTCTCGGCGGACTGACCACCCCCCAAGCCACCCTTCAAAGGACGCGATCCGGTGCTGACGCGACGCTTCAGGCGTTGAAAAAGGCCGGCTTCTTCGACCTGTCTTACAACCAGCAACTGTTTATGAAGGCAGGACTTATCGATGGATAA
- a CDS encoding SagB/ThcOx family dehydrogenase — translation MQINPYLFILPRTPGQIVWDYKNHKQFELSPEYSNRLTQLINNPKLYNDSNIVDTQLLNAGILTTSIQGTIEWGWDELSKIFHIGTKNIPCEHVPQDIHEWSRHYLDHCTDVLAAPAPGNRPTERQARELIALPKPSCLPEGSLANVLIGRKTCRTFTDAAVSLDAIGTLLYLSLGYLHERENDVDETLVEGLDARRSSPSGGGLNACEGFLHVHNVNGLKPGLYAYHPTEHALSFVNPAPVSPLGQLLCGQHFINNLPMGLFITARFDKLWWKYEHSRAYRMAFVEAGHISQTFQLVATALGLNTWLTGALADDQVEALLGLEDSAEQPLFFVGCGQSDGQVMCKELKDLLSSREPQQ, via the coding sequence ATGCAGATAAACCCATATTTATTCATACTTCCTCGCACGCCCGGCCAAATAGTCTGGGATTACAAAAACCACAAACAATTTGAACTAAGCCCTGAATACTCAAACAGACTTACGCAACTTATCAACAACCCAAAACTGTATAACGACAGCAATATAGTTGACACTCAACTCCTAAACGCAGGAATACTGACAACATCAATACAAGGCACTATTGAATGGGGCTGGGATGAACTATCGAAGATCTTCCATATCGGCACCAAAAACATTCCCTGCGAACATGTCCCTCAGGATATTCACGAATGGTCGAGACACTACCTGGACCATTGCACCGACGTGCTGGCCGCTCCTGCACCGGGCAACCGCCCCACAGAACGCCAGGCGCGGGAGCTGATTGCCCTGCCAAAACCTTCCTGCCTGCCGGAAGGGTCTCTTGCCAACGTCCTGATCGGCCGAAAAACCTGCCGCACCTTCACCGATGCTGCTGTTTCACTGGATGCTATCGGCACGCTGCTTTACCTGTCCCTGGGCTACTTGCATGAGCGCGAAAACGATGTCGACGAAACCCTTGTCGAAGGCCTCGATGCCCGGCGCAGCAGCCCATCCGGTGGCGGACTGAATGCCTGCGAAGGCTTTCTTCATGTACATAACGTCAACGGCCTGAAACCCGGGCTCTACGCCTATCATCCCACCGAGCATGCACTGAGCTTCGTTAACCCGGCACCTGTATCGCCGCTGGGGCAGCTGCTGTGTGGGCAGCACTTCATCAACAACCTGCCAATGGGCCTGTTCATCACCGCTCGCTTCGACAAGTTGTGGTGGAAATATGAACACTCGCGAGCCTACCGAATGGCCTTCGTGGAAGCCGGGCATATTTCTCAGACGTTCCAGTTGGTGGCCACTGCGCTGGGGTTGAACACCTGGCTGACGGGGGCGCTGGCCGATGATCAGGTCGAGGCCTTGCTTGGGCTTGAAGACAGTGCGGAGCAACCGCTGTTTTTTGTCGGTTGCGGGCAGAGCGACGGGCAAGTGATGTGCAAGGAATTGAAAGATCTGCTGAGCAGTCGGGAGCCGCAACAATGA
- a CDS encoding class I SAM-dependent rRNA methyltransferase — protein MSLPSLRLKANADRRLRNGHLWVYSNEIDVAATPLHGFKAGDQAILEAAGGKPLGIVAMSPNNLICARLLSRDIKLPLDKSLLVHRLNVALSLRDRLFDKPFYRLVYGDSDLLPGLVVDRFGDILVVQIASATMEAHKDDVIAALTQVLKPSGILFKNDSAARDAEGLNRYVETVFGLVPEWVALEENGVKFEAPVIQGQKTGWFYDHRMNRARLAPYAKGKRVLDLYSYIGGWGVQAAAFGASEVFCVDASAFALDGVERNAALNGFAEKMTCIEGDVFEALKELKASEERFDVIVADPPAFIKRKKDMKNGEGAYRRLNEQAMRLLSKDGILVSASCSMHLPEDDLQNILLTSARHLDRNIQMLERGGQGPDHPVHPAIAETRYIKSITCRLLPNS, from the coding sequence ATGTCCCTGCCTAGCCTGCGCCTCAAAGCCAACGCCGACCGACGCCTGCGAAACGGCCACTTGTGGGTTTACAGCAACGAAATCGATGTAGCCGCTACTCCTTTGCACGGTTTCAAGGCGGGCGATCAGGCGATTCTCGAAGCCGCCGGCGGCAAGCCGCTGGGCATCGTTGCCATGAGCCCGAACAACCTGATCTGCGCGCGCCTGCTGTCGCGCGACATCAAGTTGCCGCTGGACAAGTCGCTGCTGGTGCATCGCCTGAACGTTGCCCTGTCCCTGCGCGATCGCCTGTTCGACAAGCCGTTCTATCGTTTGGTCTATGGCGACTCCGACTTGCTGCCAGGCCTGGTGGTCGACCGTTTCGGCGACATTCTGGTGGTCCAAATCGCCTCGGCGACCATGGAAGCGCACAAAGATGACGTGATCGCGGCACTGACCCAAGTGCTCAAGCCAAGCGGCATTCTGTTCAAGAACGACTCCGCTGCCCGTGACGCCGAAGGCCTCAATCGCTATGTCGAAACCGTGTTCGGCCTGGTGCCGGAATGGGTGGCGCTGGAAGAGAACGGCGTGAAGTTCGAAGCGCCTGTCATCCAGGGACAGAAAACCGGCTGGTTCTACGACCACCGCATGAACCGCGCGCGTCTGGCACCTTATGCCAAAGGCAAGCGCGTGCTGGACTTGTACAGCTACATCGGCGGCTGGGGCGTGCAAGCGGCCGCCTTCGGCGCCAGTGAAGTGTTCTGCGTCGATGCTTCGGCCTTCGCCCTCGACGGCGTGGAGCGCAACGCCGCACTGAACGGTTTCGCTGAAAAAATGACCTGCATCGAAGGCGACGTGTTCGAAGCCCTGAAAGAGCTGAAAGCCAGCGAAGAACGTTTCGACGTCATCGTGGCCGACCCTCCTGCTTTCATCAAACGCAAGAAAGACATGAAAAACGGTGAAGGCGCCTACCGTCGTCTGAACGAGCAAGCCATGCGCCTGCTCAGCAAGGACGGCATTCTGGTCAGCGCCTCGTGCTCGATGCACCTGCCGGAAGACGATCTGCAGAACATCCTGCTGACCAGCGCCCGTCACCTGGACCGCAACATCCAGATGCTGGAGCGTGGCGGTCAAGGCCCGGATCACCCGGTACACCCGGCGATTGCCGAGACTCGTTACATCAAGAGCATCACCTGCCGTCTGCTGCCAAACAGCTGA
- a CDS encoding HDOD domain-containing protein — MPAQPQIMVDLQMEQYMPDPDLEVIAKLISQDPGLSGALLKIVNSPYYGLSNKITAIQRAVNLLGSRSIINLINAQSIKGELNDDAIVTLNRFWDTAQDVAMTCLTLAKRVGVQAGDEAYALGLFHDCGIPLMLKKFPDYMKVLEQAYGNASAECRVVDTENKQYNTNHAVVGYYTAKSWRLPEHVTQAIANHHNALAIFSDESSRNTPLKNLLALLKMAEHICASFRVLGNQSEDHEWNLVGPLVLDYIGLSEYDFETQKQEIRDLATR, encoded by the coding sequence GTGCCGGCCCAGCCGCAGATCATGGTGGATCTGCAGATGGAGCAGTACATGCCCGACCCGGACCTGGAGGTGATCGCCAAGCTGATCTCCCAGGACCCAGGTCTTTCCGGCGCCTTGCTGAAGATCGTCAACTCGCCGTACTACGGTTTGAGTAACAAGATCACCGCGATCCAGCGGGCAGTGAACCTGTTGGGCAGCCGTTCGATCATCAACCTGATCAATGCGCAATCGATCAAGGGTGAGCTGAACGACGACGCCATCGTCACCCTCAACCGTTTCTGGGACACGGCACAGGACGTGGCGATGACGTGCCTGACCCTGGCCAAGCGTGTCGGCGTCCAGGCTGGTGATGAGGCCTATGCGCTGGGGCTGTTCCACGATTGCGGCATCCCGTTGATGCTCAAGAAATTCCCCGATTACATGAAAGTGCTGGAACAGGCCTATGGCAACGCCAGCGCCGAATGTCGCGTGGTGGATACCGAGAACAAGCAATACAACACCAACCACGCCGTGGTCGGGTATTACACCGCAAAATCCTGGCGCCTGCCCGAACATGTCACCCAGGCCATTGCCAATCATCACAACGCCCTGGCCATTTTCAGCGATGAGTCGTCCCGCAATACGCCGCTGAAAAATCTGCTGGCGCTCCTGAAGATGGCCGAACACATTTGCGCCTCTTTCCGGGTACTGGGTAACCAGTCCGAAGACCATGAATGGAACCTCGTCGGGCCCCTGGTGCTCGATTACATCGGTTTATCGGAATACGATTTCGAAACCCAGAAACAAGAGATTCGCGACCTCGCCACTCGTTGA
- the mutM gene encoding bifunctional DNA-formamidopyrimidine glycosylase/DNA-(apurinic or apyrimidinic site) lyase: MPELPEVETTRRGIAPHLEGQRVSRVIVRERRLRWPIPEDLDVRLSGQRIVLVERRAKYLLINAEVGTLISHLGMSGNLRLVEAGMPAAKHEHVDIELESGLALRYTDPRRFGAMLWSLDPLNHELLVRLGPEPLTDLFDGERLFQQSRGRSMAVKPFIMDNAVVVGVGNIYATEALFAAGIDPRREAKSISRARYLKLAIEIKRILALAIERGGTTLRDFIGGDGQPGYFQQELFVYGRGGEHCKVCGTGLREVKLGQRASVFCPRCQS; the protein is encoded by the coding sequence ATGCCTGAATTGCCGGAAGTCGAAACCACCCGCCGCGGAATTGCACCGCATCTGGAAGGCCAGCGCGTCAGCCGGGTGATCGTTCGCGAGCGCCGTCTGCGCTGGCCGATCCCCGAAGACCTGGATGTGCGGCTGTCCGGGCAGCGCATCGTGCTGGTGGAGCGGCGCGCCAAGTACCTGTTGATCAATGCCGAAGTCGGCACGTTGATCAGCCATTTGGGCATGTCGGGGAATCTGCGACTGGTGGAAGCCGGCATGCCGGCGGCCAAGCATGAGCATGTGGACATCGAACTGGAATCGGGCCTGGCCCTGCGTTACACCGACCCGCGACGGTTTGGGGCGATGCTCTGGAGTCTCGACCCGCTGAACCACGAACTGCTGGTTCGCCTGGGGCCGGAGCCGTTGACCGATCTGTTCGACGGCGAGCGACTGTTCCAGCAATCCCGTGGGCGTTCCATGGCGGTCAAACCGTTCATCATGGACAACGCGGTGGTGGTCGGTGTCGGCAATATCTACGCAACCGAAGCGCTGTTTGCTGCCGGTATCGACCCGCGCCGCGAAGCCAAGAGCATTTCACGGGCGCGCTATTTGAAGCTGGCGATCGAGATCAAGCGCATCCTGGCCCTGGCCATCGAACGGGGCGGTACCACGTTGCGGGACTTTATCGGCGGTGACGGTCAGCCAGGTTACTTCCAGCAGGAACTGTTTGTGTATGGCCGTGGCGGTGAACACTGCAAGGTCTGTGGCACCGGGCTGCGGGAAGTCAAGCTGGGGCAGCGCGCCAGCGTCTTTTGCCCGCGTTGTCAGAGCTGA
- a CDS encoding multidrug transporter has product MNLFRTFVVALLLSVGAPALAAENGSGDPRYTIQNPPAYAMLGDLLIARPLLVVATVIGAGAFVVSLPFTALGGGIGDAGQALVVDPAKAAFVRCLGCIGEGFEQRE; this is encoded by the coding sequence ATGAATCTGTTTCGAACCTTTGTCGTTGCGCTGTTACTGAGCGTCGGTGCGCCCGCGCTGGCGGCTGAGAACGGCAGCGGCGACCCGCGTTACACCATCCAGAACCCGCCAGCCTACGCCATGCTTGGCGATCTACTGATTGCCCGACCGTTGCTGGTGGTGGCGACAGTGATCGGTGCCGGGGCGTTTGTGGTGTCGCTGCCGTTTACCGCGCTGGGTGGTGGCATTGGCGATGCGGGGCAGGCGTTGGTGGTCGACCCGGCGAAAGCGGCGTTTGTGCGGTGTCTGGGGTGCATCGGGGAAGGGTTTGAGCAGCGGGAGTGA
- a CDS encoding YfhL family 4Fe-4S dicluster ferredoxin, which yields MSLIITDDCINCDVCEPECPNAAISQGEEIYVIDPNLCTQCVGHYDEPQCQQVCPVDCIPLDEAHPETEEQLMEKYRKITGKA from the coding sequence ATGTCCCTGATCATCACCGACGATTGCATCAACTGCGACGTCTGCGAACCCGAGTGCCCGAACGCCGCCATCTCCCAGGGCGAAGAGATCTACGTGATCGACCCGAACCTGTGCACACAATGTGTCGGCCACTACGACGAACCGCAGTGCCAGCAAGTCTGCCCGGTGGATTGCATCCCGCTGGACGAGGCCCATCCGGAAACTGAAGAACAGTTGATGGAGAAGTACCGCAAGATTACCGGTAAGGCTTGA
- the coaD gene encoding pantetheine-phosphate adenylyltransferase, with amino-acid sequence MNRVLYPGTFDPITKGHGDLVERAARLFDHVIIAVAASPKKNPLFPLEQRVELAREVTKHLPNVEVVGFSTLLAHFAKEQNANVFLRGLRAVSDFEYEFQLANMNRQLAPDVESLFLTPSERYSFISSTLVREIAALGGDITKFVHPAVADALTLRFKK; translated from the coding sequence ATGAACCGAGTGTTGTACCCAGGTACCTTCGACCCTATTACCAAGGGCCATGGCGATCTGGTCGAACGCGCCGCGCGCCTGTTCGATCACGTGATCATCGCCGTCGCCGCCAGCCCGAAGAAAAACCCGCTGTTTCCCCTGGAACAACGTGTAGAGCTGGCCCGCGAGGTCACCAAACATTTACCGAACGTTGAAGTCGTCGGCTTCTCGACGCTGCTCGCGCACTTCGCCAAAGAGCAGAACGCCAACGTGTTCCTGCGCGGTTTGCGCGCGGTGTCGGACTTCGAATACGAATTCCAGCTGGCCAACATGAACCGCCAACTGGCACCGGATGTGGAAAGCCTGTTTCTCACCCCGTCCGAGCGTTATTCGTTCATTTCCTCGACGCTGGTCCGTGAAATCGCAGCCCTGGGCGGCGATATCACCAAGTTCGTCCACCCGGCGGTGGCCGACGCCCTCACCCTGCGCTTTAAAAAGTAG
- a CDS encoding GMC family oxidoreductase encodes MPVPDLFREGLARGWKTYNGSQLTQDLTLDADVAIIGSGAGGGTTAEILSAAGYKVLLIEEGPLKTSSDFKMLEDQAYTSLYQEGIGRMSKDGAITILQGRAVGGTTLINWTSSFRTPDPTLEHWAKEHDVKGHTPAEMAPWFEHMEQRLGVAPWRVPPNANNDVIRKGCEKLGYVWHVIPRNVRGCWNIGYCGMGCPTNAKQSMLVTTIPATLEKGGELLYLARAEKLSINDGKVTGLHCVAMDERCVAPTGRTIKVKARHYVLAGGGINSPALLLRSEAPDPHERLGKRTFLHLVNMSAGLFDEVINPFYGAPQSIYSDHFQWQDGVTGKMSYKLEVPPLHPALASTLLGGFGTENARHMENLPHTHAMLALLRDGFHPDSPGGSVELRGDGTPVLDYQVSPYAWDGLRRAFHSMAEIQFAGGANAVMPMHADARYVKTLAEARTLIDGLSLELYRTRLGSAHVMGGCAMGEDPKNAVTDSLGRHHQLRNLSIHDGSLFPTSIGANPQLSVYGLTAQLANSLAERLKNP; translated from the coding sequence ATGCCCGTACCCGATCTGTTCCGCGAAGGCCTGGCCCGTGGCTGGAAAACCTACAACGGTTCGCAACTGACCCAGGACCTGACCCTCGACGCGGACGTGGCGATCATCGGCAGCGGTGCCGGCGGCGGGACCACCGCCGAAATCCTCAGCGCCGCCGGCTACAAGGTGTTGCTGATCGAAGAAGGTCCACTCAAAACCAGCAGTGACTTCAAGATGCTCGAAGACCAGGCCTACACCAGCCTCTATCAGGAAGGCATCGGGCGCATGAGCAAGGACGGTGCGATCACCATCCTCCAGGGTCGGGCGGTGGGCGGCACCACGTTGATCAACTGGACCTCGAGCTTTCGCACCCCGGACCCGACGCTGGAACACTGGGCCAAAGAGCATGACGTCAAAGGCCACACGCCGGCCGAGATGGCGCCCTGGTTCGAGCACATGGAACAACGCCTGGGCGTCGCCCCGTGGAGGGTGCCGCCCAACGCCAACAACGATGTCATCCGCAAAGGTTGCGAAAAACTCGGCTACGTCTGGCATGTGATTCCGCGCAATGTGCGTGGCTGCTGGAATATCGGCTACTGCGGCATGGGTTGCCCGACCAACGCCAAGCAATCGATGCTGGTCACGACCATCCCGGCGACCCTGGAAAAAGGCGGCGAGCTGCTCTATCTGGCCCGCGCCGAAAAACTGTCGATTAACGACGGCAAGGTCACAGGCCTGCACTGTGTGGCGATGGATGAGCGTTGTGTTGCGCCAACCGGACGCACGATTAAGGTCAAGGCACGGCATTACGTACTGGCCGGCGGCGGGATCAACAGCCCGGCACTGCTGTTGCGCTCCGAGGCGCCGGATCCTCATGAGCGCCTGGGTAAACGGACCTTTCTGCACTTGGTGAACATGTCCGCCGGGCTGTTCGACGAGGTGATCAACCCGTTCTACGGTGCGCCGCAGTCGATCTATTCCGACCATTTCCAATGGCAGGACGGCGTCACCGGCAAAATGTCCTACAAACTGGAAGTTCCACCACTGCACCCGGCGCTGGCCAGCACCCTGCTCGGCGGCTTCGGCACGGAAAACGCCCGGCACATGGAAAACCTGCCGCACACCCACGCCATGCTGGCGTTGCTGCGGGACGGTTTTCACCCAGACAGCCCTGGCGGCAGTGTCGAATTGCGCGGTGACGGCACGCCAGTGCTCGACTATCAGGTTTCACCCTACGCCTGGGATGGGTTGCGCCGGGCGTTCCACAGCATGGCCGAGATCCAGTTTGCCGGTGGCGCCAACGCCGTGATGCCGATGCACGCCGACGCGCGCTACGTGAAAACCCTCGCCGAAGCGCGCACGCTGATAGATGGCCTGAGCCTTGAGTTGTATCGCACGCGCCTGGGCAGTGCTCATGTGATGGGCGGTTGTGCCATGGGCGAAGACCCGAAAAACGCCGTGACCGACAGCCTCGGCCGACATCACCAACTGCGCAATCTGTCGATTCACGATGGCTCGCTATTCCCCACCAGCATTGGCGCAAACCCACAATTATCGGTCTACGGGCTGACGGCGCAACTGGCGAATTCACTGGCCGAACGTTTGAAAAACCCATGA
- a CDS encoding twin-arginine translocation pathway signal protein gives MSPSLSDTPALSRRGLLELSLGASAFLATAGLGASLSGCSSSTPASGFAILRSSDLLFLRALIPVMLDGAMIVEKVPAAVAETLHGLDNGLNHLSPEMLKLTGQLFDVLEMSITRGPLTGVWGSWENASSEQIRHFLDRWENSSLSLLRMGHSSLLQMVMMAWYSRAESWVHCGYPGPPTV, from the coding sequence ATGAGCCCAAGCCTGTCCGATACACCCGCGCTGTCGCGGCGCGGCCTGCTTGAACTCAGCCTCGGCGCCAGCGCTTTTCTGGCCACGGCCGGATTAGGCGCGAGCCTCAGCGGCTGCTCGTCGAGCACCCCGGCCAGCGGTTTCGCGATTCTGCGCAGCAGTGACCTGCTGTTTCTGCGGGCACTGATCCCGGTGATGCTCGACGGCGCCATGATCGTCGAGAAAGTGCCGGCCGCCGTCGCCGAGACCCTGCACGGCCTTGATAACGGACTGAATCACCTGTCGCCGGAAATGCTCAAACTGACCGGGCAATTGTTTGATGTGTTGGAGATGAGCATCACCCGTGGCCCACTGACCGGGGTATGGGGCAGTTGGGAAAACGCCAGCAGCGAACAGATCCGGCACTTTCTTGATCGTTGGGAAAACAGTTCGTTAAGCCTGTTGCGCATGGGGCATAGCTCATTGCTGCAAATGGTGATGATGGCGTGGTACAGCCGGGCGGAGTCGTGGGTGCATTGCGGATATCCGGGGCCGCCAACCGTTTGA